The following are encoded in a window of Heliangelus exortis chromosome 9, bHelExo1.hap1, whole genome shotgun sequence genomic DNA:
- the FAM43A gene encoding protein FAM43A: protein MLPWKRSKVELVAGEARRQNKPKGYAVSVHYSALTSLARACPESALHRVGSMFRSKRRKFRVTSEDPTYTVLYLGNATTIQSKGEGCTDLAVCKIWSKSEAGRQGTKMKLTISAQGIRMAHAEDKGLRRPGHLYLLHRVTYCVADPRLPRVFAWIYRHELKHKAVMLRCHAVLVSKPEKAKAMALLLYQTSATALAEFRRLKKRDDARHQQQQLVGEQSIPLVPLRKLLNGQCCYKPPVERSRSAPKLGSITEDLLGEEQEERAMHCDCEDILEALGEPEGELLRPGAGRGESPELGQLLRDLGELSLGNDLRSLRADLRVRRLLSGESTGSESSLESNGPDGAGPPCNGAEQPPPGDPETG from the coding sequence ATGCTGCCCTGGAAGCGGAGCAAGGTGGAGCTGGTGGCGGGCGAGGCGCGGCGGCAGAACAAGCCCAAGGGGTACGCGGTGAGCGTGCACTACTCGGCCCTCACCTCGCTGGCCCGTGCCTGCCCCGAGAGCGCCCTGCACCGCGTGGGCAGCATGTTCCGCTCCAAGCGGCGGAAATTCCGCGTGACCAGCGAGGACCCCACGTACACCGTGCTCTACCTGGGTAACGCCACTACCATCCAGTCCAAGGGTGAGGGCTGCACCGACCTGGCCGTCTGCAAGATCTGGAGCAAGAGCGAGGCGGGTCGGCAAGGCACCAAGATGAAGCTGACCATCAGCGCGCAGGGCATCCGCATGGCCCATGCCGAGGACAAGGGGCTCCGCCGGCCCGGCCACCTCTACCTGCTGCACCGGGTCACCTACTGCGTGGCCGACCCGCGCCTGCCGCGCGTCTTCGCCTGGATCTACCGCCACGAGCTAAAGCACAAGGCGGTGATGCTGCGCTGCCACGCCGTGCTGGTCTCCAAACCCGAGAAGGCGAAGGCCATGGCCCTGCTGCTCTACCAGACCTCGGCCACAGCACTGGCAGAGTTCCGCCGGCTGAAGAAGCGGGACGACGCGcggcaccagcagcagcagctggtgggcGAGCAGAGCATCCCGCTGGTGCCGCTGCGCAAGCTGCTCAACGGGCAGTGCTGCTACAAGCCGCCGGTGGAGCGGAGCCGCAGCGCGCCCAAGCTGGGCTCCATCACTGAGGACCTGCTGGGCGAGGAGCAGGAGGAGCGGGCCATGCACTGCGACTGCGAGGACATCCTGGAGGCGCTGGGCGAACCTGAGGGCGAGCTGCTGCGCCCCGGCGCCGGCCGCGGCGAGAGTCCGGAGCTGGGCCAGCTCCTCCGCGACCTGGGCGAGCTTAGCCTGGGCAACGACCTTCGCTCGCTGCGCGCCGACCTCCGCGTCCGCCGGCTCCTCTCCGGGGAGAGCACGGGCAGCGAGTCATCCCTGGAGAGCAACGGCCCGGACGGCGCCGGCCCGCCCTGCAACGGCGCCGAGCAGCCGCCCCCCGGCGACCCCGAGACCGGCTGA
- the LSG1 gene encoding large subunit GTPase 1 homolog: protein MGKKRGAGLGRSLQRQRGLERRGTASWLHASEVGGERGPELRSAPEQSPLEEFLATAELAGTRFVAERLNIQIVSAQSRTGLLTAQEAQRVQQLHEENRQFLRIPRRPCWDRTTSAEGLQQAERESFLEWRRQLAHLEEEKKLILTPFERNLEFWRQLWRVIERSDIVVQIVDARNPLLFRCQDLESYVKEVSNDKENMILINKADLLSEEQRAAWAQFFEQEGVKVVFWSALAECRRLSGEAKEVDTEDLAKDLSDSEDESSGQEEGGTAPDSAESTSTGNALQTVNQVLVSDDDSNDEYEDCEDDEEEAWQTCSEDEVVDKLNTIAPERMENRTDDTTVPHLVQEQNRNIRNFSHLVQRSELLEILKTMHNGPRVKDGEVNVGLVGYPNVGKSSTINTILGNKKVSVSATPGRTKHFQTLYVEPGLCLCDCPGLVMPSFISTKAEMICSGILPIDQMRDHVPPISLVCQHIPRNILEATYGITIIRPREDEDPDRKPTAEELLTAYGHMRGFMTAHGQPDQPRSARYVLKDYVSGKLLYCHPPPGIDPNDFQHQHQRWPENRTMQASGPVKSEKNTKAKQIENVVDKTFFHQENVRALMKGVRAAMGYRPGSGLVPVTTPNPGNVVGKPWKKHGNRNKKEKIRRITKHLEA, encoded by the exons ATGGGCAAGAAACGGGGCGCGGGGCTGGGCCGCTCCCTGCAGCGGCAGCGCGGGCTGGAGCGCCGCGGTACCGCCTCATGG CTGCACGCCAGCGAGGTGGGCGGCGAGCGCGGCCCGGAGCTGCGGTCGGCGCCCGAGCAGAGCCCGCTGGAGGAGTTCCTGGCCACGGCCGAGCTGGCCGGCACCCGCTTCGTGGCCG agcGTCTGAACATCCAGATCGTGTCTGCCCAGAGCCGCACGGGGCTGCTCACGGCCCAGGAAGCCCAGCGTGTCCAGCAGCTGCATGAGGAGAACCGGCAGTTCCTGCGCATCCCACGGAG GCCATGTTGGGACCGGACAACCAGTGCAGAGGGCTTGCAGCAAGCTGAGAGGGAGAGCTTCCTCGAGTGGAGGAGACAGCTTGCCCA ccttgaagaggaaaaaaagttaattctaACCCCATTTGAACGAAACTTGGAATTTTGGCGTCAGCTTTGGAGAGTCATTGAAAGAAG tgatatTGTAGTCCAGATAGTAGATGCTAGAAACCCCCTTCTGTTTAGATGCCAAGATCTG GAAAGTTATGTTAAGGAAGTCAGCAATGACAAGGAGAACATGATCCTGATAAACAAGGCAGATTTGCTGAGTGAGGAGCAGCGGGCTGCTTGGGCCCAGTTCTTTGAGCAAGAGGGTGTTAAGGTGGTGTTCTGGTCAGCATTGGCAGAGTGCAGACGGCTGTCTGGAGAAGCAAAG GAAGTAGACACTGAAGATTTAGCAAAGGACCTGAGTGATTCTGAGGATGAAAGCTCCGGCCAAGAAGAAGGTGGCACAGCACCAGATAGTGCAGAAAGCACATCCACAGGCAATGCTTTGCAAACTGTAAACCAAGTTCTGGTTAGTGACGATGACAGCAATGATGAATATGAAGACtgtgaagatgatgaagaggaGGCTTGGCAAACCTGTTCTGAAGATGAAGTGGTGGATAAACTAAATACTATTGCTCCAGAGAGGATGGAAAACAGGACTGATGACACCACAGTGCCACATCTAGTGCAGGAGCAGAACAGGAACATCAGGAACTTCAGCCACCTGGTACAGAGAAGTGAGCTgctggagatactcaaaaccaTGCACAATGGACCCAGGGTGAAGGATGGGGAAGTAAATGTTGGACTG GTGGGTTACCCCAACGTTGGCAAAAGTTCAACTATCAACACAATCCTTGGAAATAAGAAGGTGTCAGTGTCTGCTACACCAGGCCGTACAAAACACTTTCAG ACCCTGTATGTGGAGCCTGGCCTGTGCCTATGTGATTGCCCTGGTCTGGTGATGCCATCTTTCATCTCTACCAAGGCAGAAATGATTTGTTCTGGAATTTTGCCTATAGACCAGATGAGGGACCATGTCCCACCCATTTCTCTA GTTTGCCAGCATATCCCACGAAACATTTTGGAAGCAACCTATGGAATAACTATCATAAGGCCAAGGGAAGATGAGGATCCAGATCGAAAGCCAACAGCCGAAGAGTTGCTGACAGCATATGGAC ATATGAGAGGCTTTATGACAGCACATGGACAGCCAGACCAGCCTAGATCAGCCCGATATGTACTGAAGGATTATGTCAGT GGGAAACTGTTGTATTGTCATCCACCTCCTGGCATTGACCCAAATGATTTTCAACACCAGCATCAAAGATGGCCAGAGAACAGAACCATGCAGGCCAGTGGACCGGTGAAATCTGAGAAGAATACCAAAGCTAAACAAATTGAAAATGTGGTggacaaaacatttttccaccAG GAGAATGTTCGTGCCCTGATGAAAGGTGTCAGGGCTGCGATGGGATACCGGCCTGGCAGTGGCCTTGTGCCTGTGACTACACCCAATCCTGGGAATGTGGTAGGAAAGCCCTGGAAAAAACACGGGAACAGGAACAAGAAGGAGAAAATTCGCAGGATCACCAAGCACTTGGAGGCTTAG